The Nerophis ophidion isolate RoL-2023_Sa linkage group LG21, RoL_Noph_v1.0, whole genome shotgun sequence region atgtatcttttgaaaatgtacgcTGTTTAGATATTTATCATGATTTTTTCACTGCTATTTTTTAAAGGAATGTTCAAAAATAAACGTCGTTATACAGCTTCAACAATAGGTACACCTGCACGCCCTTCGATTGATTCAGACTGCATAAAAAAAGATGCTTTGAacagcatttatgtcactgcatgttggTGTTATTATATAGATGCTGCGATTAGATGAAAATAATTCTTAAtcctacatttttttgtgttttctctcaTAGCTTGAAGCAGGAGATATTTCCCTTCTGGCTGAGAGCTTGACTCAATGTCCAAATAAATACTTCCTGTGACGCTGTGACATCACAACGTAGCCAGACTGCAAATGCATtaaccttatgatttgacgctttggcattgtttaagaCGAGTAtttaacattgtaacaacatttctaagtaaaaaaaaatgacacatttaatCACCCTTTAACTTGTTTGGACTGCAGATATCGAGGCTTCTGAAAAAATAGTCCTGTAGACAATAATCTTTGGTTCCATCATGCCATGCAGGCTTAAAGGTGGAGATCACACATTGTGGACAAATGAAGAGGAAGTACAGAGTTTGCAATGTGACCAGAAGACCAGCCAGCCATCAAACGTATGAATAATCTTGAACGTATTTATTATTCCCCCCTCTGCTGGCTCATGCCGTGTTTTTCCGTTCTCCTCACCTCCACCTGGTCCCCCATGCTTCTCTCAGGTTCCCTTTGCAGCAAGAGAACGGCCAAACTATTGAATGCACGGTGGCGCAGTACTTTAAAGATAAGTACAAGCTCATGCTGCGATACCCCCACCTCCCATGTTTACAAGTGGGACAGGAGCAGAAGCATACTTACCTTCCCTTAGAGGTAAACAACATGGACCTTTTTGATTTCATAAGTTTCTTATACATCAGCAGTTTTGTTCAGcgcctcttttgtatttgtagGTGTGTAATATTGTAGCAGGACAGCGCTGCATCAAAAAACTGACGGACAATCAGACCTCCACTATGATCCGTGCCACTGCCCGATCGGCCCCGGACCGTCAGGATGAGATTAGTAAATTGGTGAGTACCCGATGATAAATTCAATCGTGACAACAGAATTTTATGGTTTGAAATTATCGTATTGATTCTAATATAAGACAAACTCTTTTTCAAGACATGTTTTGGGTAAAGACACAATAAGACAAAACATTGATAGATTGtgtgaaaaaaaattatacagtatataatcagcACCAAGTAAGTTTTaggaaaaaatattattttccatTTATTAGTCACAcaggactataagctgcagatgtaaatgttgcaaaatgagttatttacgccgagatatttttatacatttttatttgattgtttccaaactgtgtctgtaacacggcagtaaaacagctgatcaaacaaaacataagtcatggtcatggacttACTAGCTAAGGAAGTTACTCACTCAATAAATCCACAGTAAAgttttagtgaatttactgaggaatttttgaaactgaaacaatacaaaaagaatgccgttgtaagttagtaatactaacacagacacatgTTAACGTTTTAGCATATTATATTTAGCAATGCTCGCTTCATTACATTAAAATAGCACgtacaaacatgcatgaaaacattcttacagacatcacacatgggaccctttagtaagtaagaattgttttacttatattgtaaaacttttaaatgttgcttgcagtgatgaataaagaatcaaTAGGAGTAgagattaggggtgtaacagtgtTGGAGATACTGCGATATTTCtgtttcaaagtcttcacaataatgccgtgacgCGTGACTGTATCAAATAAAAACTTGGTGTATAGTCTTTTCTGGTGCTCTGTTAAACCCTTTTGGTTcatcctagatcaggggtcaccaacccagtgcccgtaaggaccagatgagtcacccgctggcctgttctaaaaatagctcaaatagcagcacttaccagtgagctgtctctatttttttatttatttactagcaagctggtcttactttgcttgacatttttaattctaaaagagacaaaactcaaatagaatttgaaaatccaagaaaatatttgaaagacttggtcttcaacttgtttaaatagattctttttatttttttatttttttttatttttttactttgcttcttataactttcagaaagacaaatttagagaaaaaatacaaccttaaaaatgaatttaggatttttaaacacatatacctttttaccttttcaattccttcctcttctttcctgacaatttaaagcaattttcaagtaaaaaaaatatatatatatagtgtgtgaatgtcagtgtgaatgttgtctatctgtgttggccctgcgatgaggtggcgacttgtccagggtgtaccccgccttccgcccgattgtagctgagataggcgccagcaccccccgcgaccccaaaagggaataagcggtagaaaatggatggatggatggtgcttAAACGTTGGCTGAGTCcgaaaataaactacatcttcCAGAATCCTCTGGGCAGTGCGGGGCGGCAAGGTGGGGGCATGGAAAGTTGTAAGCAGGAAGTGAAGCTTTGATGAGAGGAATTTTTCTTGGCATTTCctggaaaaaatgtcatcaaaatcttTCCATAACTATTTGAgtaatgttgctaacaaacaaacTCTGGTGAAAACAACCTTTTTGACGgaggtaaaaaaaatgttatgacttCTGCAAAGCAAAGCGCACCACTTTCATCTCGGGGGTTTCTAAGGCGACACAGCCAGCCGGTCCCATTGCACCGCCCTAAAAAAATTTCAGCGTGAGAAATAGGATTAAATTGAACAACTACTTGATAAAACCTCTAGCCATTTTACCACCACTTGTCTCTCTCAATGTCATGGGGGGCAGCTGAAGCTTGTCCAGCTGCACTCTGGTGGAAGgcagcgtataccctggacaagtggccaccttgTAAACTGTCACCGAGAAAATATATTTCAAACCAGAAAAGCCAAACATCAGTTTGTGAGGTGTTTACATATTTAAAAGTTAGATAGTAAGGTAGGGCTGCAACGTTTAGCCGACAATTATATTTGTCGACAATAGTCGTGATGTCATCACTCGTGTTTTTTCCAGGCAAAAACGCCACCAGTGATAACATTTAAAGTTTGAGGATGTTTACTGTTATTCTTGTTATAAAAACATGAATATTTTACTGATTTTGCAAAACAGACCTTGTTTTTCTGGTTGTACATTTGTGATACTCCAGTGTTGAAAGCAGAGACATGATGTTGGACATTTGGAGGGAGGGAGACAtgatgtcacgccaaatttcttccctctacaaaaacctcccccccacatttacttccggggtcatgattaatacagatgttttgttaatgctatattataaaaatataacgctatattataaaaatataacgctatattataaaaatacagacgttttgttaacgctatattatgaaaaaaatttaaaaaatgaaaaacaatttacaaacacaagctatgggatgacgtaagaggaaacgtgaggaaacgtgaccccggaagtaaatgtctcatcccatagcttgtgtttctaaattgttttttgaattttattttctataatatagcgttgacaaaacgtctgtatttttataatatagccttatattttttataatatagcgttaacaaaatgtctgtattaatcatgaccccggaagtaaatggggggaaaggtttttgtaggggggaagaaatttggcgtgacagcctcaACCTCAGTAAGAGTGTAAGCTTCTAccttgctagctagctaacgAGTGTGACTCAGTTgtgtgaaaaatacattttaactatTAATTTGCCAAAGTCAGCTAGCTAAACTTTGTCTACATCAATTCAAGTATGTTTTAAAATAGCATCAATTTGCAATGCCATAAAAAAAGTAACTTTAACAAACGCACATGCGCGCgttaacacacacatacagagacAGACAGGCACCAATGGTATCataagattaaaggcctactgaaacccactactaccgaccatgcagtctgatagtttatacatcaacgatgaaatcttaacattgcaacacatgccaatacggcctttttaatttactaaattgcaattttaaatttcccgtgacgttttcaacaggaaacttcggaatgatgacgcgtgcggacatttttttttagcccgGTCCAAGCTATTAGTAGTCTGCTTGAATCGCGAAATTACAgagtattgtggacatctgtgttgctgaatcttttgcaatttgttcaattaataatggagaagtcaaagtagaaagatggaggtgggaagcggtgtattgcggctgcctttagccacacaaacacagccggtgtttccttgttcaaaattcccaaagatgaagctttacaatggaacagagcggtcaagcgaacatgtcaaccggcaggtttcgatgagaaaattgtggtaataagtcggttcttaccgtagttatgattgtaaacaatgtgaggatgtgagaagccctcacaccggtgacgtcacgcacacatcgtctgctacttccggtaaaggcaaggctttttattagcgaccaaaagttgcgaactttattttttgatgttctcaactaaatcctttcaccaaaaatatggcaatatcgagaaatgatcaagtaggacatatagaatggacctgctattgccgtttaaatgagaaaatctcatttcagtaggcctttaaacatacaATTTATAGCCAACATGTTAATAATGCATCAAAGATCTGATtctacacattgagtctattagaCTGCTAAAACTGCCAAGAGCTAATCCATCGTCAATAtaccagtgtgcagctttttaaacgtCACAAAATTATTTTCTTTTAGTGGAAGTTAGAtttgttcttttgtttgttttcattgctgctatttaattcttttttttttaaattacataaacaatgttaatgatagggcttcacggtggcagagaggttagtgcgtctgcctcacaatacgaaggtcctgagtagtctggagttcaatcctgggctcgtgatctttctgtgtggagtttgcgtgtcctccccgtgattgcgtgcgttccctccgtgtactccggcttcctcccacttccaaagacatgcacctggggataggttgattggcaacactaaattggccctagtgtgtgaatgtgagtgtgaatgttgtctgtctatctgtgttggccctgcgatgaggtggcgacttgtccagggtgtaaaccgccttccacccgattgaagctgaaagaggcaccagcgcaccccgcgaccccaaagggaataagtggtaaaaaatggatggatggaatcaatgTTAATAGTTTTTATTAGCACTTTCCCTTTCCTTTCTTTTAATTCGACATTTTATTAGTGATTTTAATGTTTGTAACAGATAAATGAGCAGCACAGTtccagtataaataaatatttatgaatgaattagtcatctCTGTTTTTGTAAGCACATGCCTGAAAAAAATCTGCATTTAGAAGTCGATGAATAATTAGAGCGATTAAATATACGTACGCTTTATTATCTGATTAGTGGTCTAATCGTTAAGATAATTCTTGACTAATcaactatcaaaataatggttGGTTGCAACCCTATTGTTAGGTTACATTTCCTAGAAACAGCATATTTATTATAGATTTTGGATTTTAACCAATacttttgctgatatcagaccaaCATCTGATATTAAAATCAGACCTGGACGCCCCTGGTTGTTTTGTTAGCTTGGCCAACCTTTTGAGACACCTTTTTTCTGGCAATTTTCTGTCACGCTCAAGCTATCTAGGTTGTGTGTGCGTctgcgtgtgcgtgcgcgtgtgcgtgAGGGAAGCTCTGTGTGGCTTGGGGAGAAGTTGTTTTTCACACTTGTTGGTTTTCATGCATACATTTTTTGATAGCAAATATAGGACTACCGGTAGTTgacgcatcttttttttttttttacatttgcaaaacGTGGTATTTAGTATTAAAGTGATTGTATCAGAGAACTTACCTTGACAGAGGTAAACATGCCTACGAGAACAATTTAAGACCATGCTGACTTATTTTATTAGCAGAGCAGAGTCAAGTAGAGGGCAACATTTAAGATTCAATTTTCTTTGTTTTTAGATGAGAAGCGCCAACTTCAACACTGACCCTTATGTCCGCGAATTTGGAGTGATGGTGAGGGATGAGATGACCGAAGTGAACGGCCGGGTTCTCCAGGCACCATCCATTCTGTACGGAGGCAGGGTATGTTCATCGCAGTCAATAATTTCAAGAATGTTGTTAACAGCCTGTCTGTTCTTCGAGGACTGAGAAATGTCGCTTAGGTTGGCTTTTTTGCAGAATAAGGCAATAGCTACGCCAATCCAGGGAGTGTGGGACATGAGAAACAAGCAGTTTCACACCGGCATTGAGATTAAAGTGTGGGCCATTGCTTGCTTCGCTCCACAAAGACAGTGCACTGAACTTCTGCTAAAGTGAGTCACATGCACAGCTTAATGCACTGAGCAAGTATACAACTAAAACAACGGTCCTGTCTTCCAGAGCATTCACGGATCAGCTCAGGAAGATCTCTCGGGATGCAGGCATGCCCATCCAAGGCCAGCCCTGCTTCTGTAAGTACGCCCAGGGCGCAGACAGTGTGGAGCCCATGTTCAGACACCTCAAGTACACGTACCAGGGCCTGCAACTGGTTGTTGTCATCTTGCCGGGGAAGACGCCTGTCTATGGTGAGGGAGCCGCTCTTATCTTTGTCTTAGTTCATGCAGTATTGTATGCTCACCTTCAATTCACGGATCTTTGATGTAGCTGAGGTGAAGCGTGTCGGAGATACAGTCCTTGGCATGGCCACACAGTGCGTGCAGGTGAAGAATGTCCAAAAGCCGACGCCACAGACACTTTCCAACCTCTGTCTGAAGATCAACGTCAAGCTGGGCGGCGTCAACAACATCCTTCTCCCCCAGGGCCGGTCAGAGGAAATCTTCCTACGCCAACTCATCCTACTGATGTTTCCGTGCCTAATCTTACCTCTACTTGAATCTTTTTTTAGGCCCTTGGTGTTTCAACAGCCTGTCATCTTTCTTGGTGCAGATGTAACACACCCTCCTGCAGGAGATGGCAAGAAGCCCTCTATTGCCGCTGTAAGGAACACATTCCTGAGTATTGAGTAGAACCTTCGCTCAACAGTCCTTACTTTTCTTCCTCAGGTTGTTGGCAGTATGGACGCCCATCCCAGCCGATACTGTGCCACGGTTCGGGTACAGCAGCATCGCCAGGATATCATCCAAGACCTAGCCACCATGGTGAGAGAGCTTCTCATTCAGTTCTACAAGTCCACACGTTTCAAGCCCACACGGATCATCTACTACCGCGATGGCATCTCCGAGGGCCAGTTTAACCAGGTGACGCATAATGCTCTTTTGTTTAACAAACATTCAATCCATTGCTAATTCTCTCTCCTTGATTTTGATTGCTACCCACAGGTTCTTCAACATGAGCTTCTGGCAATCCGAGAGGCTTGCATCAAGCTAGAGAAAGACTATCAGCCTGGCATTACGTTTGTCGTGGTCCAGAAAAGACACCACACCAGATTGTTCTGTACGGACAGGAACGAGAGGGTCTgtatctttcatccatccatccatccatccattttctaccacttattccctttcggggtcacggggggcgctggcgcctatctcagctacatgcacctggggataggttgattggcaacactaaattggccctagtgtgtgaatgtgagtgtgaatgttgtctgtctatctgtgttggccctgcgatgaggtggcgacttgtccagggtgtaccccgccttccgcccgattgtagctgtatctttcagtcattattaaaaaTAAGGGGCTCAATAATTATCATGTCGATTAGGGAATTATGACTTCAAACCCATAAtccaataacattaaaaaaaaaaagctctgacAACCgcataaaaaatggaaataaaaaacGCTCCATATAGATGCGTTAGAGTGAATAAAATCTAGCTGTCTTCCTCTGTAGGACTTTACAAACTGCCCTCAAAGTCACCGGACCACTTTTTCAGCATGCCAGCACCTTATGAAATGACTAAGTCGAggtatttaataaaaatacaatcatGTTTAACGCATATAGATTTCCTTCTTTCATGAAGAAAATTCCCCCTCTTTATCCCT contains the following coding sequences:
- the ago2 gene encoding protein argonaute-2 yields the protein MYSTAGATEMFEGPRSSGSASSDPPSSPVPEYVFKPPSRPDFGTMGRTIKLQANFFEMEIPKLEVYHYDIDIKPEKCPRRVNREIVEHMVQHFKTQIFGDRKPVYDGRKNLYTAMPLPIGRDKVELEVTIPGEGKDRSFKVSIKWVSCVSLQALHEALSGRLPSVPFETIQALDVVMRHLPSMRYTPVGRSFFTPSEGCSNPLGGGREVWFGFHQSVRPSLWKMMLNIDVSATAFYKAQPVIEFMCEVLDFKSIEEQQKPLTDSQRVKFTKEIKGLKVEITHCGQMKRKYRVCNVTRRPASHQTFPLQQENGQTIECTVAQYFKDKYKLMLRYPHLPCLQVGQEQKHTYLPLEVCNIVAGQRCIKKLTDNQTSTMIRATARSAPDRQDEISKLMRSANFNTDPYVREFGVMVRDEMTEVNGRVLQAPSILYGGRNKAIATPIQGVWDMRNKQFHTGIEIKVWAIACFAPQRQCTELLLKAFTDQLRKISRDAGMPIQGQPCFCKYAQGADSVEPMFRHLKYTYQGLQLVVVILPGKTPVYAEVKRVGDTVLGMATQCVQVKNVQKPTPQTLSNLCLKINVKLGGVNNILLPQGRPLVFQQPVIFLGADVTHPPAGDGKKPSIAAVVGSMDAHPSRYCATVRVQQHRQDIIQDLATMVRELLIQFYKSTRFKPTRIIYYRDGISEGQFNQVLQHELLAIREACIKLEKDYQPGITFVVVQKRHHTRLFCTDRNERVGKSGNIPAGTTVDTKITHPSEFDFYLCSHAGIQGTSRPSHYHVLWDDNHFSADELQVLTYQLCHTYVRCTRSVSIPAPAYYAHLVAFRARYHLVDKEHDSAEGSHTSGQSNGRDQQALAKAVQIHQDTLRTMYFA